Proteins from a genomic interval of Panthera tigris isolate Pti1 chromosome A2, P.tigris_Pti1_mat1.1, whole genome shotgun sequence:
- the SEC61G gene encoding protein transport protein Sec61 subunit gamma has translation MDQVMQFVEPSRQFVKDSIRLVKRCTKPDRKEFQKIAMATAIGFAIMGFIGFFVKLIHIPINNIIVGG, from the exons ATGGATCAGGTAATGCAGTTCGTTGAGCCGAGTCGGCAGTTTGTGAAGGACTCAATTCGGCTGGTCAAAAGGTGCACTAAACCTGATAGAAAAG AATTCCAGAAGATTGCCATGGCAACAGCAATAGGATTTGCTATAATGGGATTCATTGGCTTTTTTGTGAAATTGATCCATATCCCTATTAATAACATCATTGT tgGTGGCTGA